A single region of the Undibacterium piscinae genome encodes:
- the orn gene encoding oligoribonuclease — protein sequence MSQATEIQVNTAKPAKPNEMNLIWVDMEMTGLDPENDRIIEVAVVVTDMQLNILAEGPVFAIHQSDETMNKMDAWNKGTHGRSGLIDRVKASTVTEQDAEKALIDFLKHFVPAGKSPMCGNTICQDRRFMARGMPKLEAFFHYRNLDVSIESRWKPELQWL from the coding sequence ATGTCACAAGCGACCGAGATACAAGTAAATACGGCAAAACCGGCCAAACCCAATGAGATGAATTTGATCTGGGTAGATATGGAAATGACAGGGTTGGACCCGGAGAACGATCGCATCATAGAAGTGGCCGTGGTGGTCACCGATATGCAATTGAACATTCTGGCCGAGGGTCCGGTATTTGCGATTCATCAGTCGGACGAAACCATGAACAAGATGGATGCCTGGAACAAGGGGACCCATGGTCGCTCCGGCCTGATCGACCGGGTCAAGGCATCTACCGTCACCGAGCAAGATGCGGAAAAAGCCCTGATCGATTTCCTCAAGCACTTTGTGCCGGCCGGTAAATCACCTATGTGCGGCAATACGATCTGCCAGGATCGTCGCTTTATGGCGCGTGGCATGCCTAAGCTCGAAGCGTTTTTCCACTACCGCAATCTGGATGTGTCCATTGAAAGCCGGTGGAAACCGGAATTACAGTGGCTTTAA
- a CDS encoding M48 family metallopeptidase, producing MISTAFSVLFVAFLLLTLVLQFWLGSRHIRHILQHRSAVPAEFAEKIPLAAHQKAADYSVAKTKLGMLMLLLNAIVLIGFTLFGGLQWLSVSLVKLTGPGMGYQLSLLASFALIGALIDLPLDYYKQFVLEQKFGFNKMSKGLFFADMLKSTLIGAAIGLPLIWVMLTLMEKSGTLWWLYAWLVWSGFQLLMMIIFPTWIAPLFNKFTPLSDESLRTRIEDLMQRVGFASKGLFVMDGSKRSAHGNAYFSGFGASKRIVFFDTLLARLSPEEIEAVLAHELGHFKLKHILKRITVMFLISLGFLALLGFLKQQTWFYTGLGVDPMLMASNDAMALILFMLSLPIFTFVLSPLSSISSRKHEFEADAFAAKHTNADNLVAALVKLYEDNASTLTPDPLHSAFYDSHPPASLRISRLQNKLAS from the coding sequence ATGATTTCTACAGCGTTTTCTGTTTTATTCGTCGCTTTTTTGCTTTTAACATTAGTTTTGCAATTTTGGCTAGGCTCACGCCACATCCGCCACATCCTCCAGCATCGCAGCGCCGTACCGGCTGAATTTGCGGAAAAAATTCCTTTGGCAGCCCACCAAAAGGCTGCCGACTACAGTGTCGCCAAAACCAAGCTGGGCATGCTAATGCTACTGCTCAACGCCATCGTACTGATAGGTTTCACCCTGTTTGGCGGTCTGCAATGGCTATCTGTCAGCCTGGTTAAACTGACCGGCCCGGGCATGGGCTACCAATTGAGCCTGTTGGCCTCGTTTGCTTTAATCGGCGCCCTGATTGATTTGCCGCTCGATTACTACAAGCAATTTGTGCTCGAACAAAAATTTGGCTTTAACAAAATGAGCAAGGGCTTGTTTTTTGCGGACATGCTCAAAAGCACGCTGATTGGCGCGGCGATAGGTTTGCCGCTGATCTGGGTCATGCTCACGCTGATGGAAAAATCCGGCACACTCTGGTGGCTGTACGCCTGGCTGGTATGGAGCGGCTTTCAGTTATTGATGATGATCATCTTCCCGACCTGGATCGCGCCTTTATTCAATAAGTTTACTCCGCTTAGCGATGAGTCTTTGCGCACCCGCATAGAAGACCTGATGCAACGCGTAGGCTTTGCGTCCAAAGGCTTATTTGTGATGGACGGCTCGAAACGCAGTGCCCACGGCAACGCGTATTTCTCAGGTTTTGGCGCCTCCAAGCGCATCGTGTTTTTTGATACCCTGTTGGCGCGCCTGAGCCCGGAAGAAATCGAGGCGGTATTGGCACATGAACTAGGCCACTTCAAGCTTAAGCATATCCTCAAGCGCATCACGGTGATGTTCCTGATATCCTTGGGTTTCCTGGCATTACTGGGCTTTTTAAAGCAGCAAACCTGGTTTTATACCGGTTTAGGCGTGGATCCTATGCTGATGGCATCAAATGATGCGATGGCACTGATATTATTCATGCTGTCGCTGCCAATTTTTACTTTTGTGCTGTCACCACTGAGTTCGATCAGTTCACGCAAGCATGAGTTTGAAGCTGACGCGTTTGCCGCTAAACACACCAATGCCGACAATCTGGTCGCCGCGCTGGTGAAACTGTATGAAGACAATGCCTCAACCCTGACACCAGATCCGCTGCATTCGGCCTTTTATGACTCGCATCCGCCCGCATCACTGCGCATCAGCAGACTACAAAACAAATTAGCATCATAG
- a CDS encoding 4a-hydroxytetrahydrobiopterin dehydratase: MIKTTELLAKKSQHTETGLDAASLPDYFAATPGWEQDGARIVKTFQFKNYYETLSFINAIAYVIHAEDHHPELTVTYNRCVIKFDTHTVNDGKGGISENDFICAAKVDGIFQQSFS; encoded by the coding sequence ATGATCAAAACTACCGAACTTCTTGCAAAAAAATCCCAGCATACGGAGACCGGCTTAGATGCCGCCAGCCTGCCGGACTACTTTGCCGCCACACCAGGCTGGGAGCAAGATGGTGCGCGCATCGTCAAGACTTTTCAGTTCAAAAACTATTACGAAACGCTCTCCTTCATCAACGCGATTGCCTACGTGATTCACGCCGAAGACCATCACCCTGAATTGACAGTGACCTATAACCGTTGCGTCATCAAATTCGACACGCATACCGTGAATGACGGCAAAGGTGGAATTTCAGAAAATGACTTCATTTGCGCCGCCAAAGTCGACGGTATTTTCCAGCAAAGTTTTTCCTGA
- the rsgA gene encoding ribosome small subunit-dependent GTPase A, whose amino-acid sequence MAKKETKAGSLGTVIAAHGRHYLVQADDIKLHCVTRGKKSDVAVGDVVEYQLTSKNQGVIEAITPRQTLLYRSDQYKSKMLAANLTQLVVVVATEPSFSDDLISRALVASESSGIKAHIILNKIDVTESLPKARERVGLYAKLGYPVHEVSVTGMPDSTRSTLMNLLQGQSTILIGQSGMGKSSLINLIIPDAEIATREISAALDTGKHTTTFTRLFQMDAYQGQATSVIDSPGFQEFGLHHLSEGMLERAFPEFLPYLGNCKFYNCHHHAEPSCAVTAAIKSGEISTMRHDLFKQLVHEAAHHRGIKCVDHYSAERLRIRVSLIDTGK is encoded by the coding sequence ATGGCTAAGAAAGAAACCAAGGCCGGCTCACTAGGCACCGTGATTGCCGCACATGGCCGTCACTATCTGGTGCAGGCAGACGACATCAAACTGCATTGCGTCACCCGCGGTAAAAAGAGTGACGTGGCGGTCGGCGATGTCGTCGAATACCAGCTCACCTCAAAAAACCAGGGCGTGATTGAGGCGATTACGCCGCGTCAGACTTTGCTATACCGCTCGGATCAGTACAAATCCAAGATGCTCGCTGCCAACCTGACGCAATTGGTGGTGGTAGTGGCTACCGAGCCCAGTTTCTCCGACGATTTGATCTCGCGTGCGCTGGTGGCATCGGAATCATCCGGTATCAAGGCGCACATTATTTTAAATAAGATCGATGTCACCGAGAGTTTGCCGAAAGCGCGCGAACGGGTCGGCCTGTATGCAAAACTCGGTTACCCGGTGCATGAAGTCTCCGTCACCGGCATGCCCGACAGCACCCGCAGCACCTTAATGAATTTGCTGCAAGGTCAAAGCACGATCCTGATCGGCCAATCCGGCATGGGAAAATCTTCGCTGATCAACCTGATTATCCCTGATGCCGAGATCGCCACCCGCGAAATCTCCGCCGCGCTCGATACCGGCAAGCACACCACCACCTTCACCCGCCTGTTCCAGATGGATGCCTATCAGGGACAAGCGACGTCTGTAATTGATTCTCCGGGCTTTCAGGAATTTGGCTTGCATCACTTAAGCGAGGGCATGCTGGAACGCGCCTTCCCTGAATTCCTGCCTTATCTGGGCAACTGTAAATTCTACAATTGCCATCACCATGCCGAACCAAGCTGTGCGGTCACAGCTGCCATCAAGAGCGGCGAGATCAGCACGATGCGGCATGATTTATTCAAGCAACTGGTGCACGAAGCGGCGCACCATAGAGGCATTAAATGCGTCGACCATTATAGTGCAGAGCGATTACGCATCCGCGTTAGCTTGATTGACACCGGGAAATAA